One genomic segment of Amycolatopsis sp. WQ 127309 includes these proteins:
- a CDS encoding ROK family transcriptional regulator → MLREINDRAAIEVLLREGPLTRAELELAIGLSKPATAQLLTRLEQDNLVIKAGVRGGGRGPRAQLWSANGGLARVAAVDLTPHVADFVVADVAGTILAEHQVALPVHEGADVVGTFGEALSHVAEAAGITREELAHVVIGAQGAFDPRTGLLSSAPHIPGWLGFDVPQKLSDELGVDVLIENDVNLVAVEEMSAGKAQDVDDFVMVWLSEGVGGAVVIGRRLLRGATGGGGEIDWMRVPDPATVDTGDVWPEAGARFGNLVDSPAICRLAAAHGITAATAWDAVEQAGEAHPFLDDLARRVAGGIANLVAVADPQLVLLCGDTSRAGGENFAGLVQQRLHDLVLPRTPVGCASVQGNAVRAGALQSALAKTREDVFGVVTPTLLGSRRPAVGPSPGKAAVPNTRPAPSPTE, encoded by the coding sequence ATGCTGCGCGAGATCAACGATCGCGCCGCCATCGAGGTCCTCCTGCGGGAGGGGCCGCTGACGCGCGCCGAGCTCGAGCTGGCCATCGGTCTTTCCAAGCCCGCCACCGCGCAGCTGCTCACCCGCCTCGAGCAGGACAACCTGGTCATCAAGGCCGGCGTCCGGGGTGGCGGCCGCGGGCCGCGGGCCCAGCTCTGGTCGGCCAACGGCGGCCTCGCCCGCGTCGCCGCCGTGGATCTCACCCCGCACGTCGCGGACTTCGTCGTCGCCGACGTCGCCGGGACGATCCTCGCCGAGCACCAGGTCGCGCTGCCCGTCCACGAAGGCGCCGACGTCGTCGGGACCTTCGGCGAGGCCCTCAGCCACGTCGCCGAAGCGGCCGGGATCACCCGCGAAGAGCTCGCCCACGTCGTCATCGGCGCGCAGGGCGCCTTCGACCCGCGCACCGGCCTGCTCTCCTCCGCGCCGCACATCCCCGGCTGGCTCGGCTTCGACGTCCCGCAGAAGCTCAGCGACGAACTCGGCGTCGACGTCCTGATCGAGAACGACGTCAACCTCGTCGCCGTCGAGGAGATGAGCGCCGGGAAGGCCCAGGACGTCGACGACTTCGTCATGGTGTGGTTGTCCGAAGGCGTCGGCGGCGCGGTCGTCATCGGCCGGCGGCTGCTGCGCGGCGCCACCGGCGGCGGCGGCGAGATCGACTGGATGCGCGTGCCCGACCCGGCGACCGTCGACACCGGCGACGTCTGGCCCGAGGCCGGCGCCCGGTTCGGCAACCTCGTCGACTCGCCCGCCATCTGCCGGCTGGCCGCCGCGCACGGCATCACCGCCGCGACCGCCTGGGACGCCGTCGAGCAGGCCGGCGAAGCCCACCCCTTCCTCGACGACCTCGCGCGGCGCGTCGCCGGGGGCATCGCGAACCTCGTCGCCGTCGCCGACCCGCAGCTCGTCCTGCTCTGCGGGGACACCAGCCGCGCCGGCGGCGAGAACTTCGCCGGGCTCGTCCAGCAAAGGCTGCACGACCTCGTCCTGCCACGCACACCGGTCGGCTGCGCGTCGGTGCAGGGCAACGCCGTCCGCGCGGGCGCGCTGCAGTCCGCGCTCGCCAAAACCCGTGAGGACGTCTTCGGCGTCGTCACCCCCACGCTCCTCGGGTCGCGCCGACCCGCGGTCGGACCCTCGCCCGGTAAAGCGGCGGTCCCGAACACCCGTCCCGCCCCGTCCCCAACCGAGTAG
- a CDS encoding DUF2510 domain-containing protein → MGLIRKTMMVGTMGAVRGSSKKQRVAKAQLKELRVQTRLQKTQLEQQKQARHAPPAAPPPGWYPSPTQPGSTQWWDGAQWTPSYAPAQ, encoded by the coding sequence GTGGGACTCATCCGCAAGACAATGATGGTCGGCACGATGGGTGCCGTCCGCGGCAGCAGCAAGAAGCAGCGAGTGGCGAAGGCCCAGCTGAAGGAGCTGCGAGTACAGACCAGGCTTCAGAAGACCCAGCTCGAGCAGCAGAAGCAGGCTCGACACGCGCCGCCGGCCGCGCCGCCCCCAGGCTGGTACCCGTCGCCCACGCAGCCAGGGTCGACGCAGTGGTGGGACGGCGCGCAGTGGACGCCGTCGTACGCCCCGGCCCAGTAG
- a CDS encoding helix-turn-helix transcriptional regulator, translating to MPDDDLVFKALADPTRRFLLDLLFERDGRTLTELETRVDMSRFGVMKHLKLLEEAGLVVARKEGREKLHFLNPVPIREIHDRWIDKYTERRVTALLDLKNELEGDEP from the coding sequence GTGCCCGACGACGACCTGGTGTTCAAGGCGCTGGCGGATCCGACCCGCCGGTTCCTGCTCGACCTGCTCTTCGAGCGTGACGGGCGCACGCTCACCGAACTCGAAACGCGCGTCGACATGAGCCGCTTCGGCGTCATGAAGCACCTCAAGCTGCTCGAAGAGGCCGGCCTGGTCGTCGCGCGGAAGGAAGGGCGGGAAAAGCTGCACTTCCTGAACCCCGTGCCGATCCGGGAGATCCACGACCGGTGGATCGACAAGTACACCGAGCGCCGGGTGACCGCGCTGCTCGACCTCAAGAACGAACTGGAAGGCGACGAACCATGA
- a CDS encoding carbohydrate ABC transporter permease, translating into MTLSDGVSAVKSASPRTLAEQSQGSPSAPAKARAGARRAKRRRTALFFMAPALIGFLVFFGYPLIATVYYSFTKYDLINPPQFIGFDNYVRMFTTEPLVGVAAYNTLWLVVILTTCRVLFSLGIASVISRLKSGVGLVRTLCYLPTLAPPAAATLAFVFVFNPEFGPVNRFLRLIGIDGGLWFNSPAMSKPALTLLALWGSGELMIIILAALLDVPTEQYEAAELDGAGSVRKFWHVTLPSISPVLLFGVVNSIIYALQFFTQAIVAASASAGTADVAGNSKLIGAPENSTLTYPIWLYVQGFRYFNMGYAAAMAVLLFIVSAGFTWILVRQLRKSQHQEEGT; encoded by the coding sequence ATGACTCTGTCCGATGGGGTCTCGGCGGTAAAGAGTGCCTCGCCCCGCACCCTCGCCGAACAGTCCCAGGGTTCCCCGTCCGCGCCTGCAAAGGCGCGGGCGGGGGCCCGCCGGGCCAAGCGCCGCCGGACCGCGTTGTTCTTCATGGCCCCGGCGCTCATCGGGTTCCTGGTCTTCTTCGGCTACCCGCTGATCGCCACGGTCTACTACTCCTTCACCAAGTACGACCTGATCAACCCGCCGCAGTTCATCGGGTTCGACAACTACGTCCGGATGTTCACCACCGAGCCGCTCGTCGGCGTCGCGGCGTACAACACGCTGTGGCTGGTGGTCATCCTGACGACGTGCCGGGTGCTGTTCTCCCTCGGCATCGCGTCGGTGATCTCCCGGCTGAAGTCGGGCGTCGGCCTGGTGCGAACGCTCTGCTACCTGCCGACGCTGGCCCCGCCCGCGGCGGCGACGCTCGCGTTCGTGTTCGTGTTCAACCCCGAGTTCGGCCCGGTGAACCGGTTCCTGCGGCTCATCGGCATCGACGGCGGCCTGTGGTTCAACAGCCCGGCCATGTCGAAGCCCGCGCTGACGCTGCTCGCGCTGTGGGGCTCCGGCGAGCTGATGATCATCATCCTGGCCGCGCTGCTCGACGTCCCGACCGAGCAGTACGAGGCCGCCGAGCTCGACGGCGCCGGCTCGGTCCGCAAGTTCTGGCACGTCACGCTGCCGTCGATCTCGCCGGTGCTGCTGTTCGGCGTGGTCAACTCGATCATCTACGCGCTGCAGTTCTTCACGCAGGCGATCGTCGCGGCGTCCGCCTCGGCGGGCACGGCCGACGTCGCCGGCAACTCGAAGCTCATCGGCGCGCCCGAAAACTCGACGCTGACGTACCCGATCTGGTTGTACGTCCAGGGTTTCCGCTACTTCAACATGGGTTACGCGGCGGCGATGGCGGTGCTGCTGTTCATCGTCTCGGCGGGCTTCACCTGGATTCTGGTGCGGCAGCTGCGTAAGTCCCAGCACCAGGAGGAGGGGACATGA
- a CDS encoding SRPBCC domain-containing protein — protein sequence MTNTVQVNRIYIKATPERIWEAITKPEWTRKYGYTGLVDFDLKAGGKHRTHPTQAFIDAGFTGDLIDGEVLEADPPRRLVITWKLLMDPTMAEEPYTTVTYDIEATQTAGTRLTVTHDVTGAPVTGAMVGGEHEDVDAAPGQGAGGGWAWILSDLKTLLETGDVIVPA from the coding sequence ATGACGAACACCGTGCAGGTCAACCGCATCTACATCAAGGCAACCCCGGAGCGGATCTGGGAAGCCATCACCAAGCCCGAGTGGACCCGGAAGTACGGCTACACCGGCCTCGTCGACTTCGACCTGAAGGCGGGCGGCAAGCACCGGACCCACCCGACGCAGGCCTTCATCGACGCGGGCTTCACCGGCGACCTGATCGACGGTGAGGTCCTCGAGGCCGATCCGCCGCGCAGACTCGTCATCACGTGGAAGCTGCTGATGGACCCGACGATGGCGGAGGAGCCCTACACGACCGTCACCTACGACATCGAGGCCACGCAGACCGCCGGCACCAGGCTCACCGTCACCCACGACGTCACCGGCGCGCCCGTCACCGGGGCGATGGTCGGCGGGGAGCACGAGGACGTCGACGCCGCGCCCGGCCAGGGTGCGGGCGGGGGCTGGGCCTGGATCCTCTCCGACCTCAAGACCCTGCTGGAGACCGGCGACGTCATCGTGCCGGCCTGA
- a CDS encoding extracellular solute-binding protein, translating to MRPTNRTRRGAALIAVAAASVLLTSACSGAAAPSSGSGDAAAAPGKDDKLTITVYSKFTDREYGVVTAGLNKLKAKFPNIEIKHEGNQDDDKLTQSIRGGNPPDVAISFYTDNLGAWCSNGSFQDLKPYIDRDKIDLNQIPEAVRNYTEYQGKRCAMPMLADVYGLYYNKDLFAAKGITSPPKTTDEWLEDAKKLTEYNADGSIKVAGFLPSMPFYGNQAQYWAPNFGAPFIGPDGKSDLASNPGWKAMFEFQQKLIDALGGHDKVEKFKAGLGDEYSADNGFQKGKLAMIYDGEFRTAFIKDQAPTLNYATAPAPVLSTMADKYGSAFTTGTIIAIPKGAKNPGAAWELIKQATLDTDTLVDMANGLKNVPSTKASLTSPRLDLQPQFKTFLDMYDSGKLVSNQTTPIGDAHLKAVNDFAEKWQAGSIPDLTEGLKKVDAQIDDELKQKGAGG from the coding sequence ATGCGCCCTACCAACCGGACCCGTCGCGGCGCAGCGTTAATCGCCGTGGCCGCGGCGTCCGTCCTGCTGACCAGCGCCTGTTCCGGCGCCGCCGCGCCCAGTAGTGGAAGTGGTGACGCGGCCGCCGCGCCCGGCAAGGACGACAAGCTCACGATCACCGTCTACAGCAAGTTCACCGACCGCGAGTACGGCGTCGTCACCGCGGGCCTGAACAAGCTCAAGGCGAAGTTCCCGAACATCGAGATCAAGCACGAGGGCAACCAGGACGACGACAAGCTCACGCAGTCGATCCGCGGTGGCAACCCGCCCGATGTGGCGATCTCGTTCTACACCGACAACCTCGGCGCCTGGTGCTCCAACGGCAGCTTCCAGGACCTGAAGCCCTACATCGACCGCGACAAGATCGACCTCAACCAGATCCCCGAGGCGGTCCGGAACTACACCGAGTACCAAGGCAAGCGTTGCGCGATGCCGATGCTCGCCGACGTCTACGGCCTGTACTACAACAAGGACCTGTTCGCGGCGAAGGGCATCACGTCGCCGCCGAAGACCACCGACGAGTGGCTCGAAGACGCCAAGAAGCTGACCGAGTACAACGCGGACGGCTCGATCAAGGTTGCCGGCTTCCTGCCGTCGATGCCGTTCTACGGCAACCAGGCCCAGTACTGGGCGCCGAACTTCGGCGCGCCGTTCATCGGCCCGGACGGCAAGTCGGACCTCGCCAGCAACCCGGGCTGGAAGGCGATGTTCGAGTTCCAGCAGAAGCTGATCGACGCGCTCGGCGGCCACGACAAGGTCGAGAAGTTCAAGGCCGGTCTCGGTGACGAGTACTCCGCCGACAACGGCTTCCAGAAGGGCAAGCTGGCGATGATCTACGACGGTGAGTTCCGCACCGCGTTCATCAAGGACCAGGCGCCGACGCTGAACTACGCCACCGCGCCCGCCCCGGTCCTCAGCACCATGGCCGACAAGTACGGCAGCGCCTTCACCACCGGCACGATCATCGCGATCCCCAAGGGCGCCAAGAACCCGGGCGCCGCGTGGGAGCTGATCAAGCAGGCCACCCTGGACACCGACACCCTGGTGGACATGGCCAACGGCCTGAAGAACGTGCCCAGCACGAAGGCCTCGCTGACGTCGCCGCGCCTCGACCTGCAGCCGCAGTTCAAGACGTTCCTCGACATGTACGACAGCGGCAAGCTCGTGTCGAACCAGACCACCCCGATCGGTGACGCGCACCTCAAGGCGGTCAACGACTTCGCCGAGAAGTGGCAGGCCGGCTCGATCCCCGATCTGACCGAAGGCCTGAAGAAGGTGGACGCGCAGATCGACGACGAACTGAAGCAGAAGGGCGCGGGCGGATGA
- a CDS encoding 6-phospho-beta-glucosidase, protein MKLAVVGGGSTYTPELIDGIAGRRSTLDVDEIVLVDPDAYRVEAVGGFSRRLLSHAGHPAQVRTTQSLEEGVDGASAVLIQLRVGGQRARRSDETFPHACGCVGQETTGAGGLAKALRTVPVVLDIAERVRKIAGDDTWIVNFTNPVGIVTRALLNEGHRAVGLCNVAINLQRQFGKLLGVGADDVKLVHTGLNHLSWERGALVDGVDRLPELLEQHLDYLSNEVGVPEKWLRRMNVVPSYYLKYFYAHDEQVTKQRTERPRADVVSDVEEELLKIYLDPEENTKPESLEKRGGAYYSEAAVQLVHALTAGGPAEEHVVNVRNDGTFPFLPDDAVIETRSTVDSSGATPIPQPPVEPQFSGLIAATTAYEFLALEAAVKGGRDRVADALLAHPLVGQYTKADTLADSLVQINREYLPWARG, encoded by the coding sequence ATGAAGCTGGCAGTCGTCGGTGGCGGGTCCACCTACACGCCGGAGCTGATCGACGGGATCGCCGGTCGCCGGTCCACTTTGGACGTCGACGAGATCGTGCTGGTCGACCCGGACGCCTACCGCGTCGAAGCCGTCGGCGGGTTCAGCCGGCGGCTGCTCTCGCACGCCGGTCACCCCGCGCAGGTCCGGACGACGCAGTCGCTCGAAGAGGGCGTCGACGGCGCGTCGGCCGTGCTGATCCAGCTGCGTGTCGGCGGACAGCGGGCGCGGCGCTCCGACGAGACGTTCCCGCACGCCTGCGGCTGCGTCGGCCAGGAGACGACCGGTGCGGGCGGGCTCGCGAAGGCGTTGCGCACGGTGCCGGTGGTGCTCGACATCGCCGAGCGCGTCCGCAAGATCGCCGGCGACGACACGTGGATCGTCAACTTCACCAACCCGGTCGGCATCGTCACGCGCGCCCTGCTCAACGAGGGTCACCGCGCGGTCGGGCTGTGCAACGTCGCGATCAACCTGCAGCGTCAGTTCGGGAAGCTGCTCGGCGTCGGCGCGGACGACGTCAAGCTCGTCCACACCGGACTGAACCACCTGAGCTGGGAGCGCGGCGCGCTCGTCGACGGCGTCGACCGGCTGCCGGAACTGCTGGAGCAGCACCTGGACTACCTGTCCAACGAGGTCGGTGTGCCGGAGAAGTGGTTGCGGCGGATGAACGTCGTGCCGTCGTACTACCTGAAGTACTTCTACGCGCACGATGAGCAGGTCACCAAGCAGCGCACCGAGCGGCCGCGGGCGGACGTCGTCAGCGACGTCGAGGAAGAGCTGCTGAAGATCTACCTCGACCCGGAGGAGAACACGAAGCCGGAGTCGCTGGAGAAGCGCGGCGGGGCGTACTACTCCGAGGCCGCGGTGCAGCTGGTGCACGCGCTGACCGCGGGTGGTCCGGCCGAAGAGCACGTGGTGAACGTCCGCAACGACGGCACGTTTCCCTTCCTGCCCGACGACGCCGTCATCGAGACCAGGTCCACTGTGGACTCCTCCGGCGCCACACCGATCCCGCAGCCGCCGGTGGAGCCGCAGTTCTCCGGGCTCATCGCGGCGACGACGGCGTACGAGTTCCTCGCGCTGGAAGCGGCGGTCAAGGGCGGCCGCGACCGCGTGGCCGACGCGCTGCTCGCGCACCCGCTGGTCGGGCAGTACACGAAGGCCGACACGCTCGCCGATTCGCTGGTGCAGATCAACCGTGAGTACCTGCCCTGGGCCCGCGGATGA
- a CDS encoding N-acetylglucosamine kinase yields MKPAIIAIDGGNSKTEVLVVSREGVVLGKSRGPGASPQNVGVVACVAALEDLVLEAFPGAGEKPFAVHTSAYLAGLDFPREEEALHAALAARGWSDTLTVGNDTLALLRAGSAGIGVAVVCGAGINGAGVGPDGRVHRFPALGKISGDWGGGYRLGEEALWWAVRAEDGRGPRTSLREAVAGFFGRETLFDVVQGLHFEEIPAASIHGLCPLLFEVAAAGDEVAADIVTRFVEEVSVFAAVILRKLDLTEDAPEIVLGGGVLTGIGTPVIAEIERRCLKVAPRAVVRVVDVNPVVGAALFGLDTLDAPASAKAALKAATQRA; encoded by the coding sequence ATGAAGCCAGCGATCATCGCGATCGACGGCGGCAACAGCAAAACCGAAGTCCTCGTGGTGTCCCGCGAAGGCGTCGTGCTGGGAAAGTCGCGCGGTCCCGGTGCTTCTCCGCAGAACGTCGGCGTCGTGGCCTGCGTCGCGGCGCTGGAAGACCTGGTGCTGGAGGCTTTCCCGGGTGCCGGGGAGAAGCCGTTCGCGGTGCACACGTCGGCGTACCTGGCCGGGCTCGACTTCCCGCGTGAGGAAGAGGCGCTGCACGCGGCGCTGGCGGCCCGCGGGTGGAGCGACACGCTGACCGTCGGCAACGACACCCTCGCGCTGCTCCGGGCGGGCAGCGCGGGGATCGGCGTGGCGGTGGTGTGCGGAGCCGGGATCAACGGCGCCGGCGTCGGCCCGGACGGGCGCGTGCACCGCTTTCCCGCGCTGGGCAAGATCTCCGGTGACTGGGGCGGCGGCTACCGCCTCGGCGAGGAGGCCCTGTGGTGGGCGGTCCGCGCCGAGGACGGCCGCGGCCCGCGCACGTCGCTTCGCGAGGCCGTCGCCGGCTTCTTCGGCCGGGAGACGCTGTTCGACGTCGTCCAGGGCCTGCACTTTGAGGAGATCCCGGCCGCCTCGATCCACGGGCTCTGCCCGCTGCTGTTCGAGGTGGCCGCGGCGGGCGACGAGGTGGCGGCGGACATCGTGACGAGGTTCGTCGAGGAGGTCAGCGTGTTCGCCGCGGTGATCCTCCGGAAGCTGGACCTCACGGAGGACGCCCCGGAGATCGTCCTCGGCGGCGGAGTCCTGACCGGCATCGGCACCCCGGTGATCGCGGAGATCGAGCGGCGGTGCCTGAAGGTGGCACCGCGCGCGGTGGTCCGCGTGGTGGACGTCAACCCCGTGGTGGGGGCGGCCCTGTTCGGGCTGGACACCCTGGACGCGCCGGCGTCCGCGAAGGCTGCGCTGAAGGCCGCGACCCAGCGCGCGTAG
- the nudC gene encoding NAD(+) diphosphatase: protein MSVPFSLGALPTLSRSTVDRQEGLRTNPSRLVSRWANARVVLLDDTGRTPVVEGSSVLAFRKAVDFGSSPPADAVFLGEWEDVDYWSLPGGPTGEADTVKMAGSWGFVEEVPRVDGEIWVELRGYGDLLDDTSAGLFTTAQALRNWRRQAKFCTRCGNPTELIQFGWASKCTNDGREEYPRTDPAVICLVHSLEGTNGSHVLLARQPIWPAGRYSVLAGFVEAGESLEACVLREIREEVGASVSDVRYLGSQPWPFPRSIMLGFTARADRTLPLVPADGEIEEALWVSRAEVRAAFENSSLRNEGAKPTPIADGAAEILLPGNSSIARVMLKAWADAEE, encoded by the coding sequence ATGTCCGTCCCGTTCTCCCTCGGTGCCCTGCCGACCCTGTCCCGGTCCACTGTGGACCGCCAGGAAGGCTTGCGCACCAACCCTTCGCGATTGGTGTCGCGCTGGGCCAACGCCCGGGTCGTCCTCCTGGACGACACCGGGCGCACCCCGGTCGTCGAGGGTTCGTCCGTGTTGGCGTTCCGCAAGGCCGTCGACTTCGGTTCTTCGCCGCCCGCCGACGCCGTATTCCTCGGCGAGTGGGAAGACGTCGACTACTGGTCGCTCCCGGGCGGCCCGACGGGCGAAGCCGACACGGTGAAGATGGCCGGGAGCTGGGGCTTCGTCGAAGAGGTCCCGCGCGTCGACGGCGAGATCTGGGTCGAGCTGCGTGGCTACGGCGACCTGCTGGACGACACGTCGGCCGGCTTGTTCACGACGGCGCAGGCGTTGCGCAACTGGCGTCGCCAGGCCAAGTTCTGCACCCGCTGCGGAAATCCCACGGAGCTGATCCAGTTCGGCTGGGCGAGCAAGTGCACCAACGACGGCCGCGAGGAGTACCCGCGCACGGACCCGGCGGTGATCTGCCTGGTCCACTCGCTGGAGGGCACGAACGGATCCCACGTCCTGCTGGCCCGCCAGCCGATCTGGCCGGCCGGCCGCTATTCGGTGCTGGCCGGTTTCGTCGAGGCGGGCGAGTCGCTGGAGGCGTGCGTGCTCCGCGAGATCCGCGAAGAGGTGGGTGCGTCGGTCTCGGACGTCCGGTACCTCGGCAGCCAGCCATGGCCGTTCCCACGCTCGATCATGCTGGGCTTCACGGCCCGGGCGGATCGCACGTTGCCACTGGTCCCGGCAGACGGCGAGATCGAGGAAGCGCTGTGGGTATCACGCGCGGAGGTCCGCGCGGCGTTCGAGAACAGCTCACTGCGCAACGAAGGCGCCAAGCCGACCCCGATAGCGGACGGCGCGGCGGAGATCCTCCTGCCGGGCAACTCGTCCATCGCCCGGGTCATGCTCAAGGCTTGGGCGGACGCGGAGGAGTAA
- a CDS encoding carbohydrate ABC transporter permease produces the protein MTALAEAPQKPAGVHPKVRFKRSWDKRLSWIALHATGIALGVIFMLPLLFVFLTAVMADDQAMTASLWPSVWHFENFVTVFRKAPLLEYFGNSLLYSGLATIGALLSAIPAAYALAKLRWRGQNLFFMLTVAAMMLPPQVTVVPLYDLWVRLGLTGTLVPLITPYFFFDAFSIFLLRQFFLTIPKDYLEAAKIDGCNEFQAMYRVLIPMAKPGIAATAMFCFLFTWNDYFGPLLYTGEDQDHWPLSLAIASFRGMHHVEWNMTMAATALIMAPVIVLFIFAQKSFVKGITFTGVKG, from the coding sequence ATGACCGCGTTGGCGGAAGCACCGCAGAAGCCGGCGGGTGTGCACCCGAAGGTGCGGTTCAAGCGGAGCTGGGACAAGCGCCTGTCCTGGATCGCGTTGCACGCGACCGGGATCGCGCTCGGTGTGATCTTCATGCTGCCGCTGCTGTTCGTCTTCCTCACCGCGGTGATGGCGGACGACCAGGCGATGACGGCGAGCCTGTGGCCGAGCGTGTGGCACTTCGAGAACTTCGTGACGGTGTTCCGGAAGGCGCCGCTGCTGGAGTACTTCGGCAACAGCCTGCTGTACTCGGGGCTGGCGACGATCGGCGCGCTGCTCTCGGCGATCCCGGCGGCGTACGCGCTGGCGAAACTGCGGTGGCGCGGGCAGAACCTGTTCTTCATGCTCACGGTGGCCGCGATGATGCTGCCGCCGCAGGTGACCGTCGTCCCGTTGTACGACCTGTGGGTGCGGCTCGGGCTCACCGGCACGCTCGTGCCGCTGATCACGCCGTACTTCTTCTTCGACGCGTTCTCGATCTTCCTGCTCCGGCAGTTCTTCCTCACCATTCCGAAGGACTACCTCGAAGCGGCGAAGATCGACGGCTGCAACGAGTTCCAGGCGATGTACCGGGTGCTGATCCCGATGGCGAAGCCGGGGATCGCGGCCACCGCGATGTTCTGCTTCCTGTTCACCTGGAACGACTACTTCGGGCCGCTGCTCTACACGGGCGAGGACCAGGACCACTGGCCGCTGTCGCTGGCGATCGCGTCCTTCCGCGGCATGCACCACGTCGAGTGGAACATGACGATGGCGGCGACCGCATTGATCATGGCGCCGGTGATTGTGCTGTTTATATTTGCGCAGAAGTCGTTCGTCAAGGGCATCACATTCACGGGAGTCAAGGGATGA